Proteins encoded within one genomic window of Thalassophryne amazonica chromosome 23, fThaAma1.1, whole genome shotgun sequence:
- the LOC117504587 gene encoding uncharacterized protein LOC117504587: protein MLSGLLLSLAFCVAIIVLIPSTGRDLDVHAGALSVVCVVLCLSTTLLVCLPWLSTVRRCGGALALFVWGTLYITAIVFIFNGGPVTTWEQVRRQKGFL from the exons ATGCTGTCCGGACTGTTGCTGTCTTTGGCCTTCTGCGTGGCCATCATCGTCCTCATCCCCTCCACAGGAAGG GACTTAGACGTGCACGCCGGAGCTCTGTCTGTTGTATGTGTGGTTCTCTGCCTGAGTACCACCTTGCTCGTTTGCCTGCCCTGGTTGTCCACAGTGAGACGCTGTGGCGGAGCGCTGGCGCTCTTCGTTTGGGGAACACTGTATATCACTGCCATAGTCTTCATCTTCAATGGCGGACCCGTCACCACGTGGGAACAGGTGAGAAGGCAGAAGGGTTTTCTGTAA